The Hymenobacter oligotrophus genome segment CGACCAAGACCCGTACGTGTTCACGAGGGGGTAATTAGCCTCTGCTTCACAGGCAACAACAACCAACCTAGGGCCGGTAGCAACACGCTGCCGGCCCTAGTTGCGTATAGCCGCGTACCAACCGCTCCGCTTATGGCTTACTACCGCCCCTACCACCCGCCCGCCGACCCTGCTTTGGTACGCCAGCTCACGCAGCAGCAAAACGAAATGCGTGCGCGGCAACGTATCGAGCCGCTGGCTACGCCGCCAAAGCTTATTGCCGGGCTCGACTCATCGTTTCCGACCGAGGACACAATTCTGTCGGTGATTGTGGTGCTCACGTACCCGGGGCTGGAGCTGGTAGAAAAGGCGTACAACTACGGGCCCGTGGATATGCCTTACGTGCCGGGCTTCTTGTCCTTCCGCGAAGCGCCCAATCTTATTCATGCCTTTGCCAAGCTGCAGCACCAACCCGATGTGCTGATGGTAGACGGCCACGGCTATGCTCACCCGCGCCGCATGGGCATCGGCGCGCACATTGGTATTTTGCTCGACAAGCCCAGCCTAGGCGTAGCCAAACAGGTGCTTACTGGCCAGTACCCCGAACCCGCGCCCGAAAAGGGCAACGTAACGCCGCTTACCGACAAGAAAACCGGCGAACTGATTGGCGAAGTGGTGCGCATGAAAGACCGCGTACAACCCGTGTTTGTGTCGCCGGGCCACCGCCTGGACCAAGCCGGTGCCACTGCCCTGGCCCTAGGTTGCGCAGGCGGTTACAAGCTGCCCGAGCCCACCCGCCTTGCCGATTTGTGGGCGGCTAAGTTTAAAAGCGAGGTACTGTAATTAACTACTTGCTGCTGATGCGCCGCGGCGCAGCCCCGCCTGTTGCCGGTGGGCCTGCGCAGTCTGCGGGCCCGTTACCGCTTTAGCCCTAGGTGAAACGCCCTATTGCGCTACCCAAGAGCATGCCTCTGGGGTGCCGAAGCGAAGCTTTGCAAAAAAATATTGCAGCAGCCTGTAACCTTGGTGCCGAGGCGAAGTTTCCACCGCCGAATTACAAAACACCCTGTTTTGCTTGCCGCACCTACCAGTAGCCGCGGCCGCATGTGGTGGTATTTTCTAGCTCCCGACGCTGCCACCCCGGCAAGTGGCGCCGCCGGCTGTAGTACCTAGCTCAGGTACATGTTTGCTCCACCTTTCTGGTCGTTTTTCAGCGCAGCTATGCTGTTGCAGGGCAGCGCCTTGCCTTTGCCCTACCTCTTGCCAACCCTTCTCTCACCCGAACCCTGAGTGCTATGTCTTTTACCTCTACGCTGCGCGTTGCCTGTTTGCTTTTGGTGCTGGGCCTAGGTGCCCGGCAAGCTGCTGCGCAAACAGCGGCCACCACGGCGGCGCCTAAGCGGCAGCTGCAAGCCGTGCGCATCAGCGAAGCCCTGAAAATGGATGGCGTGCTCGATGAAGCGGTGTGGCAGCAGGCACCCGTGGCTACCGACTTTGTGCAGCAACGGCCCAACCCCGGCGTGCCCGAAAAGCAGAAAACCGAGGTGCGCGTGCTCTACGACGACGCCAACCTGTACGTGGGCGCCATCATGCACGACGTATCGCCCGACTCCATTCTGCGCGAAATGACCGCGCGCGACCAGTTCGGCAACTCCGATATCTTCTCGATGTTTCTCGACACCTACCACGACCAGATCAACGGCTACAACTTCACGGTAACGCCCACCGGCGTGCAGCTCGATGCGCGCTACTCGCCGGCCGTGGGCGAAGACTGGAACTGGAACGCCGTGTGGGAAAGCCGCACCGCCATCCGAGGTACCGACTGGGTGGCTGAAATCCGAATTCCGTACTCGGCCATTCGCTTCAGCAACATGCCCGAGCAGCTGTGGGGCCTCAACTTTGCCCGCCAGCGCAAGCGCGACAACGCACAGTTTTTTTGGAACGAGGTAAAGCCCGCCATCAACGGCTTTGTAAACCAGTGGGGCACCTTGCACGGCGTGCGCGACGTGAAGCCGCCGCTGCGCCTCTCGCTGACGCCCTACGTGTCGGGCTACGTGAACGACAACCCCTTGAACGCGGAGGGGCAACGGCGCACCACGACTTCGTTCAACGGCGGGGCCGACGTGAAGTGGGGCATCAACGAGAGCTTTACCCTGGACGCTACGCTGGTGCCGGACTTCGGGCAGGTGCAGAGCGACAACCAGGTGCTCAACCTCTCGCCCTTCGAGGTACAGTTCGCCGAAAACCGGCAGTTCTTCACCGAAGGCACCGAGCTCTTCAACAAAGGCAACTTGTTCTACTCGCGCCGAGTGGGCGCCACGCCCATCGGCTTCTACGACGTGCAGGCGGGCGACAACGAGAAGATCCTCCGCAACCCGGCCGAAACGCGCCTGCTCAACGCCACGAAGATTTCGGGCCGCACGCGCCAAGGCTTGGGCATTGGTGTGTTCAACGCCCTAAGCAACGACGTGTACGCTACCGTGCGCAACGAGGAAACGGGCGAAGAACGGCAGGTGAAAACCCAACCCTTCAGCAACTACAACATTGCTGTGCTCGATCAGTCGCTGAAAAACAACTCCTACGTTTCGCTCATTAATACCAACGTAACGCGCTGGGGCCAAACCTACGACGCCAACGTAACGGGCGGCTTGTTCCGCTTCAACGACAAAACCAACACCTACGCACTCGATGGCGGCGTGGTGTACTCGCGGCGGCGCGGCAACCGTTTCGGCTCCGAGGAGCAAATCGACGACCGCGACGGGTTTAAGTACGAAATCGGCGTTGGTAAAATCAGCGGTACCTGGACGTGGGGCCTCAACCACCGCATCGAATCGGACCGCTACAACCCCAATGACTTGGGCATCTTGTTCGGCAACAACAACATTACGCAGTCGTTCGATTGGGGCTACCACAAGTACAAGCCTTTCTGGAAGGTCAACAACTTCCACATCTTCGGCCAAGCCCGCTACTCGCTGCTCTACAAGCCCACCCGCTACCAAAACCACAGCTACTACCTAGGGGCCAACACGGTATTCACGAAGAGCTTCCTGCAAGTGGGCTTTGATATGAGTGTCGACCCGAAAAATCACGACTTCTACGAGCCGCGGGTGTTTCCGCTGGGCAAGTACTACGTGCAGGTGCCCGGCAGCACGTTCTTTCTCGCCTTCTTCAACTCCGATACGCGCAAGAAATTTGCCTTGGGCATGAACGCCGGCATCCGCGGCTATGCCCTCGACGACCACCTCGCCCGCCCGCGCCGGGCCCGCTACCAGTTTGGC includes the following:
- the nfi gene encoding deoxyribonuclease V (cleaves DNA at apurinic or apyrimidinic sites), which gives rise to MAYYRPYHPPADPALVRQLTQQQNEMRARQRIEPLATPPKLIAGLDSSFPTEDTILSVIVVLTYPGLELVEKAYNYGPVDMPYVPGFLSFREAPNLIHAFAKLQHQPDVLMVDGHGYAHPRRMGIGAHIGILLDKPSLGVAKQVLTGQYPEPAPEKGNVTPLTDKKTGELIGEVVRMKDRVQPVFVSPGHRLDQAGATALALGCAGGYKLPEPTRLADLWAAKFKSEVL
- a CDS encoding DUF5916 domain-containing protein — protein: MSFTSTLRVACLLLVLGLGARQAAAQTAATTAAPKRQLQAVRISEALKMDGVLDEAVWQQAPVATDFVQQRPNPGVPEKQKTEVRVLYDDANLYVGAIMHDVSPDSILREMTARDQFGNSDIFSMFLDTYHDQINGYNFTVTPTGVQLDARYSPAVGEDWNWNAVWESRTAIRGTDWVAEIRIPYSAIRFSNMPEQLWGLNFARQRKRDNAQFFWNEVKPAINGFVNQWGTLHGVRDVKPPLRLSLTPYVSGYVNDNPLNAEGQRRTTTSFNGGADVKWGINESFTLDATLVPDFGQVQSDNQVLNLSPFEVQFAENRQFFTEGTELFNKGNLFYSRRVGATPIGFYDVQAGDNEKILRNPAETRLLNATKISGRTRQGLGIGVFNALSNDVYATVRNEETGEERQVKTQPFSNYNIAVLDQSLKNNSYVSLINTNVTRWGQTYDANVTGGLFRFNDKTNTYALDGGVVYSRRRGNRFGSEEQIDDRDGFKYEIGVGKISGTWTWGLNHRIESDRYNPNDLGILFGNNNITQSFDWGYHKYKPFWKVNNFHIFGQARYSLLYKPTRYQNHSYYLGANTVFTKSFLQVGFDMSVDPKNHDFYEPRVFPLGKYYVQVPGSTFFLAFFNSDTRKKFALGMNAGIRGYALDDHLARPRRARYQFGAYPRYRVNDHLTFRYSLDWSLGQNEIGYVNGGMDAGEPLDEPFVGQVVLGRRNVVTVSNVVQMAYTFNNRMSFTLRTRHYTSNVRYRDFARLGEGGQEKLIDYRRNRDNTYNAFNVDAVYSWWFAPGSQVSLVWKNAGNTFLQAEQATPLYFDNLNNTINTPHNNSVSIKVLYYLDYLTLRKGR